A part of Deltaproteobacteria bacterium genomic DNA contains:
- a CDS encoding helix-turn-helix transcriptional regulator: MNVSARRERSGNGAGARARALTRSRLRASARRLFAERGLHAVTSHQIAEAAGVASGTFYLHFHDKNELFRELVFEALAELERRLEVAVHPLEAQPEPAARARAEVLLGFAEDHGELVRMLFGRGSEGASLGADA, encoded by the coding sequence ATGAACGTCAGTGCGCGACGCGAGCGATCGGGGAACGGGGCGGGCGCCCGGGCGCGTGCGCTGACGCGTTCGAGGCTGCGCGCCAGCGCCCGAAGGCTCTTCGCGGAGCGCGGCCTTCACGCCGTCACCAGCCATCAGATCGCCGAGGCCGCGGGCGTGGCTTCCGGCACGTTCTACCTGCACTTCCACGACAAGAACGAGCTTTTCCGGGAGCTGGTCTTCGAAGCGCTCGCGGAGCTCGAGCGACGCCTCGAGGTCGCGGTCCATCCGCTCGAGGCGCAGCCCGAGCCCGCGGCTCGCGCGCGCGCGGAGGTCCTGCTCGGCTTTGCCGAGGATCACGGAGAGCTGGTGCGGATGCTCTTCGGCCGCGGCTCCGAGGGGGCGAGCCTGGGCGCCGACGC